The following proteins come from a genomic window of Canis lupus dingo isolate Sandy chromosome 20, ASM325472v2, whole genome shotgun sequence:
- the LOC112665751 gene encoding solute carrier family 26 member 6 isoform X6 has protein sequence MGPSEASGQRDTQALLPVPQAMELRKRDYHVERPLLNQEQLEELGCWTSATGTRQWRTWFQCSRARARALLFQHLPVLAWLPRYPLRDWLLGDLLAGLSVAIMQLPQGLAYALLAGLPPVFGLYSSFYPVFVYFLFGTSRHISVGTFAVMSVMVGSVTESLAPDENFLQAVNSTIDEATRDATRVELASTLSVLVGLFQVGLGLVRFGFVVTYLSEPLVRGYTTAASVQVFVSQLKYVFGLQLSSRSGPLSLIYTVLEVCSKLPQSVVGTVVTAVVAGVVLVLVKLLNDKLHRRLPLPIPGELLTLIGATAISYGVGLKHRFGVDIVGNIPAGLVPPAAPNPQLFASLVGYAFTIAVVGFAIAISLGKIFALRHGYRVDSNQELVALGLSNLIGGIFQCFPVSCSMSRSLVQEGAGGNTQVAGAVSSLFILIIIVKLGELFRDLPKAVLAAAIIVNLKGMLMQFTDIPSLWKSNRMDLLIWLVTFVATILLNLDIGLAVAVVFSLLLVVVRTQLPHYSVLGQVTDTDIYQDVAEYSEAREVPGVKVFRSSATMYFANAELYSDALKQRCGIDVDHLMSQKKKRLRKKEQKLKRLQKTLQKQTAASEGTSVSIHVNTSVRDMESNNVEDSKAQQASTGNEVEDIAAGGQEDTKASNGSTLKALGLPQPHFHSLVLDLSALSFVDTVCIKSLKNIFRDFREIEVEVYLAACHTPVVTQLEAGHFFDASITKQHLFASVHDAVLFALQHPKSSPANPVLMTKL, from the exons ATGGGGCCGTCTGAAGCTTCGGG GCAGAGGGACACACAGGCGCTGTTGCCTGTGCCACAAGCCATGGAGCTAAGGAAGCGAGACTACCATGTGGAGCGGCCACTGCTTAACCAGGAACAGCTGGAGGAGCTGGGGTGTTGGACCTCAGCAACTGGGACCCGCCAGTGGCGAACCTGGTTTCA GTGCTCCCGTGCTCGGGCCCGAGCCCTTCTGTTCCAACACCTTCCGGTTTTGGCCTGGCTACCTCGGTATCCCTTGCGAGACTGGCTCCTGGGCGACTTGTTGGCTGGCCTGAGTGTGGCCATTATGCAGCTACCACAAG GCCTAGCCTATGCCCTCCTGGCTGGACTGCCCCCCGTGTTCGGCCTCTACAGCTCTTTTTATCCTGTCTTTGTCTACTTCCTGTTTGGCACTTCCCGGCATATCTCTGTGG GCACCTTTGCTGTCATGTCTGTGATGGTGGGCAGTGTGACAGAATCCCTGGCCCCAGATGAGAACTTCCTGCAGGCTGTGAACTCCACAATCGATGAGGCGACCAGAGATGCTACCCGGGTGGAGCTGGCCTCCACGCTCAGTGTCCTGGTCGGCCTCTTCCAG GTAGGGCTGGGCCTGGTCCGCTTCGGCTTTGTGGTCACCTACCTGTCAGAGCCCCTGGTCCGAGGCTATACCACAGCTGCGTCTGTGCAGGTCTTCGTCTCCCAGCTCAAGTATGTTTTTGGCCTCCAACTGAGCAGCCGCTCTGGGCCACTGTCCCTCATCTAT acAGTGCTGGAGGTCTGCTCAAAACTGCCCCAGAGTGTGGTGGGCACGGTGGTCACCGCGGTGGTGGCCGGTGTGGTGCTTGTGCTGGTGAAACTCCTGAATGACAAATTGCACCGACGTCTACCCCTGCCGATCCCCGGGGAACTGCTGACG CTCATTGGGGCCACAGCCATCTCCTACGGCGTGGGCCTGAAGCACAGATTTGGGGTGGATATCGTGGGCAACATCCCTGCAGG GCTggtgcccccagcagcccccaatCCCCAGCTGTTCGCCAGCCTGGTGGGATATGCCTTCACCATCGCTGTGGTTGGTTTTGCCATTGCCATCTCTCTGGGGAAGATCTTCGCTCTGAGGCACGGCTACCGGGTGGACAGCAACCAG GAGCTGGTGGCTCTCGGCCTCAGTAATCTCATTGGGGGCATCTTCCAATGCTTCCCCGTGAGCTGTTCCATGTCCCGCAGCCTGGTACAGGAGGGCGCCGGAGGCAACACACAG GTGGCTGGAGCCGTCTCCTCTCTCTTCATCCTCATTATCATCGTCAAACTTGGGGAACTCTTCAGAGACCTGCCCAAG GCAGTCCTGGCAGCTGCCATTATCGTGAACTTGAAGGGCATGTTGATGCAGTTCACCGACATACCTTCCCTCTGGAAGTCGAATCGGATGGATCTG CTCATCTGGCTGGTGACCTTTGTGGCCACCATCCTGCTGAACTTGGACATTGGCCTGGCAGTTGCAGTGgtcttctctctcctgcttgtgGTGGTCCGCACGCAGCT GCCCCACTACTCTGTCTTGGGGCAAGTGACAGACACGGATATTTACCAAGATGTGGCCGAGTACTCAGAG GCCAGGGAGGTCCCAGGTGTGAAGGTCTTCCGCTCATCAGCCACCATGTATTTTGCTAATGCTGAGCTCTACAGTGATGCGCTGAAGCAGAGG TGTGGTATAGACGTCGATCACCTCATGTCCCAGAAGAAGAAGCGGCTCAGGAAGAAGGAGCAAAAGCTGAAGCGACTGCAGAAGACTCTCCAGAAACAG ACTGCAGCCTCTGAGGGGACTTCTGTTTCCATCCATGTTAACACCAGCGTCAGAGACATGGAAAGCAACAATGTGGAGGACTCTAAGGCCCAG CAGGCGAGCACAGGGAATGAGGTAGAGGATATAGCAGCTGGTGGTCAAGAAGATACTAAGGCCTCAAATGGGTCCACACTGAAGGCCCTGGGCCTGCCTCAGCCGCACTTCCACAGCCTTGTCCTGGACCTGAGTGCCCTCTCCTTTGTGGACACTGTGTGCATCAAGAGCCTGAAGAAT ATTTTCCGCGACTTCCGAGAGATCGAGGTGGAGGTGTACCTGGCTGCCTGCCACA CTCCTGTGGTCACTCAGCTTGAGGCCGGGCACTTCTTCGATGCATCTATCACTAAGCAGCATCTCTTTGCCTCTGTCCATGATGCTGTCCTCTTTGCTCTCCAACACCCGAAGTCCAGCCCTGCCAACCCTGTTTTG ATGACCAAACTCTGA
- the LOC112665751 gene encoding solute carrier family 26 member 6 isoform X7, giving the protein MGPSEASGQRDTQALLPVPQAMELRKRDYHVERPLLNQEQLEELGCWTSATGTRQWRTWFQCSRARARALLFQHLPVLAWLPRYPLRDWLLGDLLAGLSVAIMQLPQGLAYALLAGLPPVFGLYSSFYPVFVYFLFGTSRHISVGTFAVMSVMVGSVTESLAPDENFLQAVNSTIDEATRDATRVELASTLSVLVGLFQVGLGLVRFGFVVTYLSEPLVRGYTTAASVQVFVSQLKYVFGLQLSSRSGPLSLIYTVLEVCSKLPQSVVGTVVTAVVAGVVLVLVKLLNDKLHRRLPLPIPGELLTLIGATAISYGVGLKHRFGVDIVGNIPAGLVPPAAPNPQLFASLVGYAFTIAVVGFAIAISLGKIFALRHGYRVDSNQELVALGLSNLIGGIFQCFPVSCSMSRSLVQEGAGGNTQVAGAVSSLFILIIIVKLGELFRDLPKAVLAAAIIVNLKGMLMQFTDIPSLWKSNRMDLLIWLVTFVATILLNLDIGLAVAVVFSLLLVVVRTQLPHYSVLGQVTDTDIYQDVAEYSEAREVPGVKVFRSSATMYFANAELYSDALKQRCGIDVDHLMSQKKKRLRKKEQKLKRLQKTLQKQTAASEGTSVSIHVNTSVRDMESNNVEDSKAQASTGNEVEDIAAGGQEDTKASNGSTLKALGLPQPHFHSLVLDLSALSFVDTVCIKSLKNIFRDFREIEVEVYLAACHTPVVTQLEAGHFFDASITKQHLFASVHDAVLFALQHPKSSPANPVLMTKL; this is encoded by the exons ATGGGGCCGTCTGAAGCTTCGGG GCAGAGGGACACACAGGCGCTGTTGCCTGTGCCACAAGCCATGGAGCTAAGGAAGCGAGACTACCATGTGGAGCGGCCACTGCTTAACCAGGAACAGCTGGAGGAGCTGGGGTGTTGGACCTCAGCAACTGGGACCCGCCAGTGGCGAACCTGGTTTCA GTGCTCCCGTGCTCGGGCCCGAGCCCTTCTGTTCCAACACCTTCCGGTTTTGGCCTGGCTACCTCGGTATCCCTTGCGAGACTGGCTCCTGGGCGACTTGTTGGCTGGCCTGAGTGTGGCCATTATGCAGCTACCACAAG GCCTAGCCTATGCCCTCCTGGCTGGACTGCCCCCCGTGTTCGGCCTCTACAGCTCTTTTTATCCTGTCTTTGTCTACTTCCTGTTTGGCACTTCCCGGCATATCTCTGTGG GCACCTTTGCTGTCATGTCTGTGATGGTGGGCAGTGTGACAGAATCCCTGGCCCCAGATGAGAACTTCCTGCAGGCTGTGAACTCCACAATCGATGAGGCGACCAGAGATGCTACCCGGGTGGAGCTGGCCTCCACGCTCAGTGTCCTGGTCGGCCTCTTCCAG GTAGGGCTGGGCCTGGTCCGCTTCGGCTTTGTGGTCACCTACCTGTCAGAGCCCCTGGTCCGAGGCTATACCACAGCTGCGTCTGTGCAGGTCTTCGTCTCCCAGCTCAAGTATGTTTTTGGCCTCCAACTGAGCAGCCGCTCTGGGCCACTGTCCCTCATCTAT acAGTGCTGGAGGTCTGCTCAAAACTGCCCCAGAGTGTGGTGGGCACGGTGGTCACCGCGGTGGTGGCCGGTGTGGTGCTTGTGCTGGTGAAACTCCTGAATGACAAATTGCACCGACGTCTACCCCTGCCGATCCCCGGGGAACTGCTGACG CTCATTGGGGCCACAGCCATCTCCTACGGCGTGGGCCTGAAGCACAGATTTGGGGTGGATATCGTGGGCAACATCCCTGCAGG GCTggtgcccccagcagcccccaatCCCCAGCTGTTCGCCAGCCTGGTGGGATATGCCTTCACCATCGCTGTGGTTGGTTTTGCCATTGCCATCTCTCTGGGGAAGATCTTCGCTCTGAGGCACGGCTACCGGGTGGACAGCAACCAG GAGCTGGTGGCTCTCGGCCTCAGTAATCTCATTGGGGGCATCTTCCAATGCTTCCCCGTGAGCTGTTCCATGTCCCGCAGCCTGGTACAGGAGGGCGCCGGAGGCAACACACAG GTGGCTGGAGCCGTCTCCTCTCTCTTCATCCTCATTATCATCGTCAAACTTGGGGAACTCTTCAGAGACCTGCCCAAG GCAGTCCTGGCAGCTGCCATTATCGTGAACTTGAAGGGCATGTTGATGCAGTTCACCGACATACCTTCCCTCTGGAAGTCGAATCGGATGGATCTG CTCATCTGGCTGGTGACCTTTGTGGCCACCATCCTGCTGAACTTGGACATTGGCCTGGCAGTTGCAGTGgtcttctctctcctgcttgtgGTGGTCCGCACGCAGCT GCCCCACTACTCTGTCTTGGGGCAAGTGACAGACACGGATATTTACCAAGATGTGGCCGAGTACTCAGAG GCCAGGGAGGTCCCAGGTGTGAAGGTCTTCCGCTCATCAGCCACCATGTATTTTGCTAATGCTGAGCTCTACAGTGATGCGCTGAAGCAGAGG TGTGGTATAGACGTCGATCACCTCATGTCCCAGAAGAAGAAGCGGCTCAGGAAGAAGGAGCAAAAGCTGAAGCGACTGCAGAAGACTCTCCAGAAACAG ACTGCAGCCTCTGAGGGGACTTCTGTTTCCATCCATGTTAACACCAGCGTCAGAGACATGGAAAGCAACAATGTGGAGGACTCTAAGGCCCAG GCGAGCACAGGGAATGAGGTAGAGGATATAGCAGCTGGTGGTCAAGAAGATACTAAGGCCTCAAATGGGTCCACACTGAAGGCCCTGGGCCTGCCTCAGCCGCACTTCCACAGCCTTGTCCTGGACCTGAGTGCCCTCTCCTTTGTGGACACTGTGTGCATCAAGAGCCTGAAGAAT ATTTTCCGCGACTTCCGAGAGATCGAGGTGGAGGTGTACCTGGCTGCCTGCCACA CTCCTGTGGTCACTCAGCTTGAGGCCGGGCACTTCTTCGATGCATCTATCACTAAGCAGCATCTCTTTGCCTCTGTCCATGATGCTGTCCTCTTTGCTCTCCAACACCCGAAGTCCAGCCCTGCCAACCCTGTTTTG ATGACCAAACTCTGA
- the LOC112665751 gene encoding solute carrier family 26 member 6 isoform X5 — MGPSEASGRLPPEARDGGGSRRAPRPRGLCAEPLERRPRAGLGPREAAECGGAPARRQRDTQALLPVPQAMELRKRDYHVERPLLNQEQLEELGCWTSATGTRQWRTWFQCSRARARALLFQHLPVLAWLPRYPLRDWLLGDLLAGLSVAIMQLPQGLAYALLAGLPPVFGLYSSFYPVFVYFLFGTSRHISVGTFAVMSVMVGSVTESLAPDENFLQAVNSTIDEATRDATRVELASTLSVLVGLFQVGLGLVRFGFVVTYLSEPLVRGYTTAASVQVFVSQLKYVFGLQLSSRSGPLSLIYTVLEVCSKLPQSVVGTVVTAVVAGVVLVLVKLLNDKLHRRLPLPIPGELLTLIGATAISYGVGLKHRFGVDIVGNIPAGLVPPAAPNPQLFASLVGYAFTIAVVGFAIAISLGKIFALRHGYRVDSNQELVALGLSNLIGGIFQCFPVSCSMSRSLVQEGAGGNTQVAGAVSSLFILIIIVKLGELFRDLPKAVLAAAIIVNLKGMLMQFTDIPSLWKSNRMDLLIWLVTFVATILLNLDIGLAVAVVFSLLLVVVRTQLPHYSVLGQVTDTDIYQDVAEYSEAREVPGVKVFRSSATMYFANAELYSDALKQRCGIDVDHLMSQKKKRLRKKEQKLKRLQKTLQKQTAASEGTSVSIHVNTSVRDMESNNVEDSKAQQASTGNEVEDIAAGGQEDTKASNGSTLKALGLPQPHFHSLVLDLSALSFVDTVCIKSLKNIFRDFREIEVEVYLAACHTPVVTQLEAGHFFDASITKQHLFASVHDAVLFALQHPKSSPANPVLMTKL, encoded by the exons ATGGGGCCGTCTGAAGCTTCGGG GCGGCTGCCCCCGGAAGCGAGGGATGGGGGCGGGAGCcggcgcgccccccgcccccgagggcTGTGTGCGGAGCCACTCGAGCGCCGCCCGCGGGCTGGCCTCGGGCCGCGGGAGGCGGCTGAGTGTGGAGGAGCCCCGGCCCGGAG GCAGAGGGACACACAGGCGCTGTTGCCTGTGCCACAAGCCATGGAGCTAAGGAAGCGAGACTACCATGTGGAGCGGCCACTGCTTAACCAGGAACAGCTGGAGGAGCTGGGGTGTTGGACCTCAGCAACTGGGACCCGCCAGTGGCGAACCTGGTTTCA GTGCTCCCGTGCTCGGGCCCGAGCCCTTCTGTTCCAACACCTTCCGGTTTTGGCCTGGCTACCTCGGTATCCCTTGCGAGACTGGCTCCTGGGCGACTTGTTGGCTGGCCTGAGTGTGGCCATTATGCAGCTACCACAAG GCCTAGCCTATGCCCTCCTGGCTGGACTGCCCCCCGTGTTCGGCCTCTACAGCTCTTTTTATCCTGTCTTTGTCTACTTCCTGTTTGGCACTTCCCGGCATATCTCTGTGG GCACCTTTGCTGTCATGTCTGTGATGGTGGGCAGTGTGACAGAATCCCTGGCCCCAGATGAGAACTTCCTGCAGGCTGTGAACTCCACAATCGATGAGGCGACCAGAGATGCTACCCGGGTGGAGCTGGCCTCCACGCTCAGTGTCCTGGTCGGCCTCTTCCAG GTAGGGCTGGGCCTGGTCCGCTTCGGCTTTGTGGTCACCTACCTGTCAGAGCCCCTGGTCCGAGGCTATACCACAGCTGCGTCTGTGCAGGTCTTCGTCTCCCAGCTCAAGTATGTTTTTGGCCTCCAACTGAGCAGCCGCTCTGGGCCACTGTCCCTCATCTAT acAGTGCTGGAGGTCTGCTCAAAACTGCCCCAGAGTGTGGTGGGCACGGTGGTCACCGCGGTGGTGGCCGGTGTGGTGCTTGTGCTGGTGAAACTCCTGAATGACAAATTGCACCGACGTCTACCCCTGCCGATCCCCGGGGAACTGCTGACG CTCATTGGGGCCACAGCCATCTCCTACGGCGTGGGCCTGAAGCACAGATTTGGGGTGGATATCGTGGGCAACATCCCTGCAGG GCTggtgcccccagcagcccccaatCCCCAGCTGTTCGCCAGCCTGGTGGGATATGCCTTCACCATCGCTGTGGTTGGTTTTGCCATTGCCATCTCTCTGGGGAAGATCTTCGCTCTGAGGCACGGCTACCGGGTGGACAGCAACCAG GAGCTGGTGGCTCTCGGCCTCAGTAATCTCATTGGGGGCATCTTCCAATGCTTCCCCGTGAGCTGTTCCATGTCCCGCAGCCTGGTACAGGAGGGCGCCGGAGGCAACACACAG GTGGCTGGAGCCGTCTCCTCTCTCTTCATCCTCATTATCATCGTCAAACTTGGGGAACTCTTCAGAGACCTGCCCAAG GCAGTCCTGGCAGCTGCCATTATCGTGAACTTGAAGGGCATGTTGATGCAGTTCACCGACATACCTTCCCTCTGGAAGTCGAATCGGATGGATCTG CTCATCTGGCTGGTGACCTTTGTGGCCACCATCCTGCTGAACTTGGACATTGGCCTGGCAGTTGCAGTGgtcttctctctcctgcttgtgGTGGTCCGCACGCAGCT GCCCCACTACTCTGTCTTGGGGCAAGTGACAGACACGGATATTTACCAAGATGTGGCCGAGTACTCAGAG GCCAGGGAGGTCCCAGGTGTGAAGGTCTTCCGCTCATCAGCCACCATGTATTTTGCTAATGCTGAGCTCTACAGTGATGCGCTGAAGCAGAGG TGTGGTATAGACGTCGATCACCTCATGTCCCAGAAGAAGAAGCGGCTCAGGAAGAAGGAGCAAAAGCTGAAGCGACTGCAGAAGACTCTCCAGAAACAG ACTGCAGCCTCTGAGGGGACTTCTGTTTCCATCCATGTTAACACCAGCGTCAGAGACATGGAAAGCAACAATGTGGAGGACTCTAAGGCCCAG CAGGCGAGCACAGGGAATGAGGTAGAGGATATAGCAGCTGGTGGTCAAGAAGATACTAAGGCCTCAAATGGGTCCACACTGAAGGCCCTGGGCCTGCCTCAGCCGCACTTCCACAGCCTTGTCCTGGACCTGAGTGCCCTCTCCTTTGTGGACACTGTGTGCATCAAGAGCCTGAAGAAT ATTTTCCGCGACTTCCGAGAGATCGAGGTGGAGGTGTACCTGGCTGCCTGCCACA CTCCTGTGGTCACTCAGCTTGAGGCCGGGCACTTCTTCGATGCATCTATCACTAAGCAGCATCTCTTTGCCTCTGTCCATGATGCTGTCCTCTTTGCTCTCCAACACCCGAAGTCCAGCCCTGCCAACCCTGTTTTG ATGACCAAACTCTGA
- the LOC112665751 gene encoding solute carrier family 26 member 6 isoform X8, protein MELRKRDYHVERPLLNQEQLEELGCWTSATGTRQWRTWFQCSRARARALLFQHLPVLAWLPRYPLRDWLLGDLLAGLSVAIMQLPQGLAYALLAGLPPVFGLYSSFYPVFVYFLFGTSRHISVGTFAVMSVMVGSVTESLAPDENFLQAVNSTIDEATRDATRVELASTLSVLVGLFQVGLGLVRFGFVVTYLSEPLVRGYTTAASVQVFVSQLKYVFGLQLSSRSGPLSLIYTVLEVCSKLPQSVVGTVVTAVVAGVVLVLVKLLNDKLHRRLPLPIPGELLTLIGATAISYGVGLKHRFGVDIVGNIPAGLVPPAAPNPQLFASLVGYAFTIAVVGFAIAISLGKIFALRHGYRVDSNQELVALGLSNLIGGIFQCFPVSCSMSRSLVQEGAGGNTQVAGAVSSLFILIIIVKLGELFRDLPKAVLAAAIIVNLKGMLMQFTDIPSLWKSNRMDLLIWLVTFVATILLNLDIGLAVAVVFSLLLVVVRTQLPHYSVLGQVTDTDIYQDVAEYSEAREVPGVKVFRSSATMYFANAELYSDALKQRCGIDVDHLMSQKKKRLRKKEQKLKRLQKTLQKQTAASEGTSVSIHVNTSVRDMESNNVEDSKAQQASTGNEVEDIAAGGQEDTKASNGSTLKALGLPQPHFHSLVLDLSALSFVDTVCIKSLKNIFRDFREIEVEVYLAACHTPVVTQLEAGHFFDASITKQHLFASVHDAVLFALQHPKSSPANPVLMTKL, encoded by the exons ATGGAGCTAAGGAAGCGAGACTACCATGTGGAGCGGCCACTGCTTAACCAGGAACAGCTGGAGGAGCTGGGGTGTTGGACCTCAGCAACTGGGACCCGCCAGTGGCGAACCTGGTTTCA GTGCTCCCGTGCTCGGGCCCGAGCCCTTCTGTTCCAACACCTTCCGGTTTTGGCCTGGCTACCTCGGTATCCCTTGCGAGACTGGCTCCTGGGCGACTTGTTGGCTGGCCTGAGTGTGGCCATTATGCAGCTACCACAAG GCCTAGCCTATGCCCTCCTGGCTGGACTGCCCCCCGTGTTCGGCCTCTACAGCTCTTTTTATCCTGTCTTTGTCTACTTCCTGTTTGGCACTTCCCGGCATATCTCTGTGG GCACCTTTGCTGTCATGTCTGTGATGGTGGGCAGTGTGACAGAATCCCTGGCCCCAGATGAGAACTTCCTGCAGGCTGTGAACTCCACAATCGATGAGGCGACCAGAGATGCTACCCGGGTGGAGCTGGCCTCCACGCTCAGTGTCCTGGTCGGCCTCTTCCAG GTAGGGCTGGGCCTGGTCCGCTTCGGCTTTGTGGTCACCTACCTGTCAGAGCCCCTGGTCCGAGGCTATACCACAGCTGCGTCTGTGCAGGTCTTCGTCTCCCAGCTCAAGTATGTTTTTGGCCTCCAACTGAGCAGCCGCTCTGGGCCACTGTCCCTCATCTAT acAGTGCTGGAGGTCTGCTCAAAACTGCCCCAGAGTGTGGTGGGCACGGTGGTCACCGCGGTGGTGGCCGGTGTGGTGCTTGTGCTGGTGAAACTCCTGAATGACAAATTGCACCGACGTCTACCCCTGCCGATCCCCGGGGAACTGCTGACG CTCATTGGGGCCACAGCCATCTCCTACGGCGTGGGCCTGAAGCACAGATTTGGGGTGGATATCGTGGGCAACATCCCTGCAGG GCTggtgcccccagcagcccccaatCCCCAGCTGTTCGCCAGCCTGGTGGGATATGCCTTCACCATCGCTGTGGTTGGTTTTGCCATTGCCATCTCTCTGGGGAAGATCTTCGCTCTGAGGCACGGCTACCGGGTGGACAGCAACCAG GAGCTGGTGGCTCTCGGCCTCAGTAATCTCATTGGGGGCATCTTCCAATGCTTCCCCGTGAGCTGTTCCATGTCCCGCAGCCTGGTACAGGAGGGCGCCGGAGGCAACACACAG GTGGCTGGAGCCGTCTCCTCTCTCTTCATCCTCATTATCATCGTCAAACTTGGGGAACTCTTCAGAGACCTGCCCAAG GCAGTCCTGGCAGCTGCCATTATCGTGAACTTGAAGGGCATGTTGATGCAGTTCACCGACATACCTTCCCTCTGGAAGTCGAATCGGATGGATCTG CTCATCTGGCTGGTGACCTTTGTGGCCACCATCCTGCTGAACTTGGACATTGGCCTGGCAGTTGCAGTGgtcttctctctcctgcttgtgGTGGTCCGCACGCAGCT GCCCCACTACTCTGTCTTGGGGCAAGTGACAGACACGGATATTTACCAAGATGTGGCCGAGTACTCAGAG GCCAGGGAGGTCCCAGGTGTGAAGGTCTTCCGCTCATCAGCCACCATGTATTTTGCTAATGCTGAGCTCTACAGTGATGCGCTGAAGCAGAGG TGTGGTATAGACGTCGATCACCTCATGTCCCAGAAGAAGAAGCGGCTCAGGAAGAAGGAGCAAAAGCTGAAGCGACTGCAGAAGACTCTCCAGAAACAG ACTGCAGCCTCTGAGGGGACTTCTGTTTCCATCCATGTTAACACCAGCGTCAGAGACATGGAAAGCAACAATGTGGAGGACTCTAAGGCCCAG CAGGCGAGCACAGGGAATGAGGTAGAGGATATAGCAGCTGGTGGTCAAGAAGATACTAAGGCCTCAAATGGGTCCACACTGAAGGCCCTGGGCCTGCCTCAGCCGCACTTCCACAGCCTTGTCCTGGACCTGAGTGCCCTCTCCTTTGTGGACACTGTGTGCATCAAGAGCCTGAAGAAT ATTTTCCGCGACTTCCGAGAGATCGAGGTGGAGGTGTACCTGGCTGCCTGCCACA CTCCTGTGGTCACTCAGCTTGAGGCCGGGCACTTCTTCGATGCATCTATCACTAAGCAGCATCTCTTTGCCTCTGTCCATGATGCTGTCCTCTTTGCTCTCCAACACCCGAAGTCCAGCCCTGCCAACCCTGTTTTG ATGACCAAACTCTGA
- the TMEM89 gene encoding transmembrane protein 89: protein MLLTPSFLLLLPLLAMPAPSLTWTRPLWYQVGLDLHPWGCQPNTLDGCGSSLGCPGHWMGMGMNRIYPVAGVTITTTMMLMISRAVLQRRRSQAAKLEHPQVTTNPSGPWKRRAPISDRALLRGVLHMLDALLLHIEGHLQRISNQQKTQIKECPTQTG, encoded by the exons ATGCTGCTCACACCGTCCTTCCTGCTACTGCTGCCCTTGCTGGCCATGCCAGCCCCCTCCCTCACCTGGACACGGCCCCTCTGGTACCAGGTGGGGCTGGACCTGCACCCTTGGGGGTGCCAGCCAAATACCCTGGATGGTTGTGGGAGCAGCCTGGGCTGTCCTGGCCACTGGATGGGCATGGGAATGAACCGCATCTACCCTGTGGCTGGGGTCACAATCACCACTACCATGATGCTGATGATCAGCCGGGCCGTGCTGCAGCGGCGGCGCTCCCAGGCTGCCAAGCTCGAG CATCCACAGGTGACTACTAACCCCTCTGGACCCTGGAAGCGGCGGGCCCCAATCTCAGACCGTGCCCTGCTCCGTGGGGTCCTGCACATGTTAGATGCCCTCCTGCTCCATATTGAGGGCCACCTGCAGCGTATATCCAACCAACAGAAGACCCAAATAAAGGAGTGTCCCACCCAGACTGGGTGA